The DNA region CCGAGCGGCCGATGTCGATCAACTTCAACCAGTGGCTGATCGACCTGGCCGGCCAGAGCAGCACCACGCCACGCTCGTACGACCAGCAGGTGGACTACGTCCTGCACGTGAAGGACCGGGTGCTCTCCCCCACGCAGGTGTCCGCGCTGGTGAACGGGTACCGGGCCGCTGGCACGACGTTCCAGGACACGGTGCCGGCCACCTGACCCACGAGGTGTGACCAGGAGCGGGGTGGAGGCGACACGGCCTCCACCCTGCTTTCGCGCGTCCGGAATTCAGGTCCCCTCTTGACAGCTCCACCACCCGCCAGGCAATCTTCCGTTACGCAGAAAATAACTTCCGCAATACGGAAGGAGCGCACTATGGGTTACTCGGACCAGCGCTTCGATGTGAACCTCTCGATCCTCTTCACCGAACTCCCGCTCCTGGAGCGTCCCGCGGCGGCCGCCACTGCGGGCTTCACCGCGGTCGAGCTGTGGTGGCCGTGGACCGGGACCCCCACCCCTGCGCAGGCCGAACTCGACGCCCTGAAGAAGGCGCTCGACGACGCGGGCACGCAGTTGGTGGGACTGAACTTCTACGCGGGCCAGCTGCCCGGCCCCGACCGCGGCGCGCTCTCCGTGCCGGGTGAGGAGTCGGACCGGTTCCGCGCCAACATCGACGTGGCGGCCGACTTCGCCGCCTCGGTGGGCTGCAAGGCGCTCAACGCGCTGTACGGCAACCGCGTCGAGGGGGTGGACCCGGCCGCGCAGGACGAACTCGCCCTGCACAACCTCGTCCTGGCGGCCCGCGCGGCCGGCCGGATCGGGGCGACGCTCCTGATCGAGACCCTCAACAAGCCGGAGTCGCCCCTCTACCCCCTGGTGAGCGCACCGGCGGGCATCGAGGTCGTCGACCGGGTCAACGAGGCGACCGGTCTGGGCAACGCCGCGTTCCTGCTGGACCTCTACCACCTGTCGATGAACGGCGAGGACCTCAGTCAGGTGATCAAGACGTACGCCGCGAAGACCGGCCACGTCCAGATCGCCGACAACCCCGGCCGCGGCGCGCCCGGCACCGGCTCACTCCCGCTGGAGCGGCTCCTCGACGAACTGGCGCAAGCCGGTTACGAGGGCTGGGTCGGCCTGGAGTACAAGCCGGGCGACCGGCCGAGCGCCGACTCCTTCGCCTGGCTCCCCGCCGAGGACCGCGCCGCGGCGCGCTAGGGCCCAGGCGCCCCCCGTACACACGCTTACCCGGAAGGCACCCCTCATGAGCAGCAACCTCCCCAAGGTCGCCTGGATCGGTCTCGGCATCATGGGTTCGCCCATGTCGGAGAACCTGGTCAAGGCCGGTTA from Streptomyces sp. B1I3 includes:
- a CDS encoding TIM barrel protein, with translation MGYSDQRFDVNLSILFTELPLLERPAAAATAGFTAVELWWPWTGTPTPAQAELDALKKALDDAGTQLVGLNFYAGQLPGPDRGALSVPGEESDRFRANIDVAADFAASVGCKALNALYGNRVEGVDPAAQDELALHNLVLAARAAGRIGATLLIETLNKPESPLYPLVSAPAGIEVVDRVNEATGLGNAAFLLDLYHLSMNGEDLSQVIKTYAAKTGHVQIADNPGRGAPGTGSLPLERLLDELAQAGYEGWVGLEYKPGDRPSADSFAWLPAEDRAAAR